Proteins encoded in a region of the Puniceibacterium sp. IMCC21224 genome:
- a CDS encoding invasion associated locus B family protein → MNSFKTRVLTGAFAALAATTASAQEESNNRVDAMTDWSVFEEQTPRECWAVTTYKESVNTKDGRVVAVTRGEILLMVFFRPAAGVTGQVAFTGGYPFADGSTVNVNVGGTEFELFTEGEWAWPASPADDAKLITALKRGTDAAVSARSSRGTATKDTFSLLGFTAAVEDAEKRCAS, encoded by the coding sequence ATGAATTCATTCAAGACACGTGTCTTGACCGGAGCTTTCGCGGCGCTGGCCGCAACCACTGCGTCAGCGCAGGAAGAAAGCAACAATCGTGTGGACGCCATGACCGACTGGTCGGTGTTCGAAGAACAGACCCCGCGGGAATGCTGGGCTGTGACCACCTACAAGGAAAGCGTGAACACCAAGGATGGCCGTGTCGTCGCCGTGACACGCGGCGAAATTCTGCTGATGGTGTTTTTCCGCCCTGCCGCTGGGGTAACCGGTCAGGTTGCGTTCACTGGCGGCTATCCCTTTGCAGACGGATCGACGGTCAACGTCAATGTGGGCGGTACTGAGTTCGAGCTGTTTACCGAGGGCGAATGGGCCTGGCCCGCCAGTCCGGCGGATGATGCCAAGCTGATCACTGCGCTGAAGCGCGGAACCGACGCTGCCGTAAGCGCGCGATCGTCGCGCGGTACGGCGACCAAGGATACCTTTTCGTTGCTTGGCTTTACCGCTGCTGTCGAGGATGCAGAGAAGCGCTGCGCCAGTTGA
- a CDS encoding endonuclease/exonuclease/phosphatase family protein, which produces MAARLLRAMLKVAVLGLLGLSLVACAMILANSGQSQIPPKPPGSLRLASYNVHYILLNQGTGPWSLGDWDRRKAPLDAAVKAVDADVIAFQEMESFSRGDDGGVNLTLDYLLAQNPEYRAAAVGDWRDFPATQPILYRRDSLRLLDQGWFFFSDTPDVIYSRTFNGSYPAFASWAEFQPQDGSKPFRVYNVHFEYKSGSNRRLSAALVRDRIAPVIAGGTPAFLAGDINARHGSATMDLLTEAGLRFAPVDGATYHFNRGINLFGAIDHLGATPDLMPLGPPVVLRQKFLGEWPTDHYPVLADFALPR; this is translated from the coding sequence ATGGCGGCCAGACTTCTGAGAGCAATGTTAAAAGTGGCAGTGCTGGGATTGCTTGGCCTGTCTTTGGTTGCCTGCGCGATGATCCTTGCCAACTCTGGTCAGTCGCAGATCCCACCCAAGCCACCCGGCAGCCTGCGTTTGGCCAGCTATAACGTGCATTACATCCTTCTAAATCAGGGCACCGGCCCGTGGTCCCTTGGCGATTGGGACCGACGCAAAGCGCCGCTGGATGCAGCGGTCAAGGCGGTGGATGCCGACGTGATTGCCTTTCAGGAGATGGAGAGTTTTTCCCGCGGCGACGATGGTGGCGTCAACCTGACACTGGACTATCTTCTCGCGCAGAACCCCGAATATCGCGCAGCTGCCGTGGGCGACTGGCGCGATTTCCCCGCGACCCAACCAATTCTATATCGCCGTGACAGTTTGCGGCTGTTGGATCAGGGCTGGTTCTTTTTCTCGGACACTCCGGACGTGATCTATTCACGAACGTTCAACGGATCATACCCGGCCTTCGCCTCGTGGGCGGAATTTCAGCCGCAGGACGGCAGCAAACCGTTTCGCGTCTACAACGTGCATTTCGAATACAAAAGCGGATCAAACCGCCGCCTGTCCGCTGCCTTAGTCCGCGACCGGATAGCCCCCGTGATCGCAGGAGGCACGCCCGCGTTTCTGGCAGGAGACATCAACGCGCGGCACGGATCAGCCACGATGGACCTGCTCACAGAGGCGGGGCTGCGCTTTGCTCCGGTTGACGGTGCCACCTATCATTTCAATCGCGGCATCAACCTATTTGGCGCGATTGACCATCTGGGCGCGACGCCGGATCTGATGCCGCTTGGCCCCCCGGTCGTGCTCCGGCAAAAGTTTCTGGGTGAATGGCCCACGGATCATTACCCGGTCCTTGCCGATTTCGCCTTGCCGCGTTGA
- the serB gene encoding phosphoserine phosphatase SerB — MVILSLIARAGGLNPELAVSLRNALGGGDLQWLAPDEAAEFTLGTAPGHVAQIWQDLQTQGVDLNLLPAQNRAKRVLLADMDSTMIQQECIDELADAAGVGAQVKEITARAMNGELDFEGALTERVALLRGQPEALIAQVLESHITLMPGGATLLTTMKVQGAYAALVSGGFTAFTSRVAAQLGFDENRANMLESEAGFLTGTVARPILGRDAKVQALNEISARLGLTPADVLAVGDGANDLGMLDAAGLGVALHAKPSVQAQCQVRVNHGDLTALLFLQGFAKSDFAT, encoded by the coding sequence GTGGTCATTCTCTCTCTTATTGCCCGTGCCGGTGGCCTGAACCCCGAACTGGCCGTCTCACTGCGTAACGCCCTGGGGGGCGGTGATCTACAATGGCTCGCGCCGGACGAAGCCGCGGAATTTACCCTTGGCACCGCCCCGGGCCACGTCGCACAGATCTGGCAGGATTTGCAGACACAGGGCGTTGACCTGAATCTGCTCCCGGCCCAAAACCGGGCTAAACGCGTGCTGCTTGCTGATATGGACAGCACGATGATTCAGCAGGAATGCATCGATGAACTGGCGGACGCCGCCGGTGTCGGAGCGCAGGTCAAAGAGATCACCGCGCGCGCAATGAACGGAGAGCTGGATTTTGAAGGTGCGCTGACCGAACGCGTGGCACTGCTGCGGGGACAGCCAGAAGCGCTTATTGCGCAAGTCCTGGAAAGCCACATCACATTGATGCCCGGAGGTGCCACACTACTGACCACGATGAAAGTGCAAGGCGCGTATGCCGCACTGGTATCCGGTGGTTTCACCGCCTTCACGTCGCGCGTCGCAGCACAGTTGGGCTTTGATGAAAATCGCGCCAATATGCTCGAGTCTGAAGCAGGCTTCCTGACCGGCACAGTCGCGCGTCCCATCCTTGGTCGCGATGCCAAAGTTCAAGCGCTGAACGAAATCTCGGCACGGCTGGGCCTGACGCCCGCCGATGTCCTTGCAGTCGGCGACGGGGCCAATGACCTGGGCATGCTTGACGCGGCCGGTTTGGGCGTAGCGTTGCACGCCAAACCTTCCGTTCAGGCGCAATGCCAAGTGCGGGTGAATCACGGAGACCTCACGGCACTCCTATTTCTTCAGGGCTTCGCCAAAAGCGATTTTGCCACCTGA
- a CDS encoding efflux RND transporter permease subunit produces the protein MKRFNMSDWALQHRSFVWFLMIVSILAGTLSYISIGREEDPDFSIKTMVVQAALPGASTAETLSQVTDRIEKKLEDIEELDFTRSITAPGVAIVYIELLASTKPGELPRIWQLVRNSLTDIQGEFPSEFAGFQFNDTFGDVFGNIFAFTSDGFSPREVRDYVERVRRSVQALDDSGKVEIFGVRDETIYLEFSSDRLAALGLNQQAVLGTLQAQNAIIPSGVIDAGPEQVLVRVGGQFEDTQSLEDINLRVGERFFRLTDVAEIRRAYADPPSEIFRFQGQEAVGLSVGMRKGANIINFGEELTATIAQAQADLPVGIQIHQVADQPHVVDEAVGHFIQALVEAVLIVLAVSFVSLGVRAGLVVTITIPLVLAITFVIIDYYGITLQRISLGALIIALGLLVDDAMIAIETMISQLEKGASLVKAASYAWTSIAAPMLTGTLITVAGFIPIGLNTSAAGEFTFSLFVVIAVSLLVSWIVAVLFAPLLGVTLLPAKMKAHHEGPGRIRRMFHGILRGAMRFRWLTIIATIAVFGGAIFGMRFVENQFFPSSDRPELLVDFTLPHNAAISATEAEMDRMEEHLHDNENVSFWTSYVGRGAPRFLLSFDTLTPGSNTGQIVIQTPSIEARNALRAQLRAAAATDFPGVDIYVKLLEIGPPVGRPVQYRLSGTDIETVRDTARDLAALMATDDRLTSIVMDWNEPARVIRVNILQDKARQLGISASDIAGALNAIYDGTTVTQLRDATYLVDIVTRGAVQDRTSVEALGNLQLNATGGAVIPLRAVATFEYGTEQPVIHQRDRMPTITVKGAITTSDQPDTIVAALTDKIAAFRDDLPFGYSVVVGGSVESSADSQGPIAAVVPLMMLIMVTLIMVQMQGFRLTFVVLCVAPLGLIGVVAALVPSGAPLGFVAILGVLALVGILIRNSIILVHEIEELRRAGRTAWDAVFEASDSRARPILLTAAAASLALIPISRQIFWGPMAFAMMGGIIAGTVITLVFVPALYLAVFRVERPVPAQ, from the coding sequence ATGAAGCGTTTCAACATGTCGGACTGGGCGCTTCAGCACCGGTCATTTGTCTGGTTTCTGATGATCGTCTCGATCCTTGCGGGCACATTGTCCTACATTAGCATCGGTCGTGAAGAAGATCCTGATTTCTCGATCAAAACCATGGTGGTGCAGGCCGCCCTGCCCGGTGCATCGACCGCCGAAACGCTGAGTCAGGTCACTGACCGCATCGAAAAAAAGCTAGAGGATATCGAAGAGCTGGATTTCACCCGCTCAATCACCGCGCCGGGTGTGGCCATCGTCTATATCGAACTTCTGGCATCGACAAAGCCCGGCGAACTGCCCCGCATCTGGCAACTTGTGCGCAATTCTCTGACCGATATTCAGGGCGAATTCCCGTCAGAATTCGCCGGATTTCAGTTCAACGACACCTTTGGCGATGTGTTTGGCAATATCTTCGCCTTTACGTCAGACGGCTTTAGTCCGCGCGAAGTGCGCGACTATGTTGAGCGTGTGCGCCGATCCGTGCAAGCGCTGGATGATTCCGGAAAGGTCGAGATTTTTGGCGTCCGGGACGAGACGATTTACCTCGAATTCTCGTCCGACCGGTTGGCCGCGCTGGGCCTGAACCAGCAGGCAGTATTGGGCACGTTGCAGGCGCAGAACGCAATCATCCCGTCAGGCGTGATCGACGCCGGTCCCGAACAGGTACTTGTGCGGGTCGGTGGCCAGTTCGAGGACACCCAGAGCCTTGAGGATATCAACCTGCGGGTGGGCGAACGCTTTTTCCGCCTGACCGACGTCGCCGAAATCCGCCGCGCCTATGCAGACCCACCATCCGAGATTTTCCGCTTTCAGGGCCAAGAGGCGGTGGGCCTCTCGGTCGGAATGCGCAAGGGTGCCAACATCATCAACTTTGGTGAGGAGTTGACCGCCACCATCGCGCAGGCGCAGGCCGATCTGCCGGTGGGGATTCAGATCCATCAGGTCGCCGACCAGCCGCATGTGGTGGACGAGGCCGTCGGCCATTTCATTCAGGCGCTGGTTGAGGCAGTGCTGATCGTGCTCGCCGTCAGCTTTGTCAGCCTTGGCGTCCGCGCCGGGCTGGTGGTGACGATCACCATCCCGCTGGTGCTGGCGATCACCTTTGTCATCATCGACTATTACGGCATCACCCTGCAGCGGATTTCGCTGGGTGCGCTGATCATCGCGCTGGGTCTGCTGGTGGACGATGCGATGATCGCCATCGAGACGATGATTTCGCAACTTGAAAAAGGCGCGTCTCTGGTCAAGGCCGCGTCCTATGCCTGGACCTCGATTGCCGCTCCGATGCTGACTGGTACGTTGATCACGGTTGCAGGTTTCATTCCCATCGGGCTGAACACCTCGGCCGCCGGGGAATTCACCTTTTCGCTGTTTGTGGTGATTGCGGTATCGTTGCTGGTGTCGTGGATTGTCGCAGTGCTGTTTGCCCCATTGCTGGGTGTGACGCTCCTGCCCGCCAAGATGAAGGCGCATCACGAGGGGCCGGGCCGAATCCGGCGGATGTTCCACGGGATCCTGCGCGGCGCGATGCGGTTCCGCTGGCTGACGATCATCGCGACCATCGCGGTGTTTGGCGGCGCGATCTTTGGCATGCGCTTTGTCGAGAACCAGTTTTTCCCCTCATCCGACCGGCCCGAACTTCTGGTCGATTTCACCCTGCCCCACAATGCCGCCATCTCTGCCACCGAAGCAGAAATGGACCGGATGGAGGAACATCTGCACGACAATGAAAACGTGTCGTTCTGGACCTCATATGTCGGCCGGGGCGCGCCCCGGTTCCTGCTGTCGTTTGACACGCTGACGCCGGGATCGAACACCGGGCAAATCGTGATCCAGACCCCGTCAATCGAGGCCCGCAATGCCCTGCGCGCGCAGTTGCGAGCGGCCGCAGCCACCGATTTCCCCGGCGTCGACATCTATGTCAAACTGCTGGAAATCGGGCCACCAGTGGGACGTCCGGTACAATATCGCCTAAGCGGCACGGATATCGAAACAGTGCGCGATACCGCCCGCGATCTGGCCGCACTGATGGCAACCGACGACCGGCTGACCAGCATCGTGATGGACTGGAATGAACCGGCACGGGTGATCCGGGTCAACATCCTTCAGGACAAGGCGCGGCAGCTGGGTATCTCGGCTTCGGATATCGCAGGTGCGCTGAACGCGATCTACGACGGGACAACCGTGACACAGCTGCGCGATGCGACCTATCTGGTCGATATCGTAACGCGTGGCGCGGTGCAGGACCGCACCTCGGTTGAGGCGTTGGGAAATTTGCAACTGAACGCCACCGGCGGGGCAGTGATCCCGCTGCGGGCGGTTGCGACCTTTGAATACGGCACCGAACAGCCAGTGATCCATCAGCGCGACCGGATGCCAACGATCACCGTCAAAGGGGCCATCACCACCTCTGATCAGCCGGACACCATTGTGGCGGCGCTGACGGACAAGATTGCCGCTTTCCGCGACGATCTGCCGTTCGGCTATTCGGTCGTCGTTGGTGGGTCGGTGGAATCGAGCGCCGACAGTCAAGGCCCGATTGCCGCTGTGGTGCCGCTGATGATGCTGATCATGGTGACGTTGATCATGGTGCAGATGCAGGGTTTCCGGCTGACTTTTGTGGTGCTCTGCGTGGCACCGCTGGGTCTGATCGGGGTGGTGGCGGCGCTTGTGCCCTCCGGGGCGCCGCTGGGCTTTGTCGCTATTCTGGGCGTGCTGGCGCTGGTCGGCATCCTGATCCGCAACTCGATCATTCTGGTCCACGAGATCGAAGAGCTACGCCGCGCCGGGCGGACCGCCTGGGACGCGGTGTTCGAGGCGTCCGACAGCCGCGCCCGGCCGATCCTGCTGACGGCGGCAGCGGCAAGTCTGGCGCTGATCCCGATATCGCGGCAAATCTTCTGGGGGCCGATGGCCTTTGCCATGATGGGTGGGATCATCGCCGGCACGGTGATCACACTGGTGTTTGTCCCGGCGCTGTATCTGGCCGTCTTTCGGGTCGAACGCCCCGTGCCCGCCCAATAA
- a CDS encoding efflux RND transporter periplasmic adaptor subunit, producing the protein MRSLHAAFWLLTTLPALPALAEDRPAGLPVLDQPRPVISEIISLAVRDRASFVGTVAARTETDLGFPVIGTLASRPVDTGQRVARGETIAQLDPEDLEADVRAAEAGVAVATANLRSASDAQSRAAQLAGRGVDAETRLEDSNRALAAAQARLDQAQASLASAQEIRSYATLRAPQDGIITQVRFEPGATVAAGDTIVTLAASEGREVVIDLSEQDVASLEVGATFDAVLLSSPAVAAKATLTRIDPVAERTTRTRRLHLALADDAPAGFRLGSLAGVTPDYSTDAVFSLPSSAIIDPGDADNPPQVWLVDRSNDTVQRRSVALGEVFGTRTRVSEGLKVGDEVVLKGIHSLKDGQIVGPRVSLP; encoded by the coding sequence ATGAGGAGTCTTCACGCCGCATTCTGGCTGCTGACCACACTGCCCGCCCTGCCAGCTTTGGCCGAGGACAGGCCCGCCGGTCTGCCGGTTCTGGATCAACCCCGCCCGGTCATTTCTGAAATCATCAGCTTGGCCGTCCGCGACAGGGCCAGCTTTGTCGGCACAGTCGCGGCCCGGACGGAAACCGACCTTGGGTTTCCTGTGATCGGCACGCTGGCCTCGCGACCCGTCGACACCGGGCAGCGTGTGGCGCGCGGGGAAACCATCGCCCAGCTCGACCCCGAGGATCTGGAGGCAGACGTTCGCGCCGCCGAAGCGGGTGTCGCCGTGGCCACTGCGAACCTGCGATCCGCCAGCGACGCGCAGAGCCGCGCGGCACAACTGGCCGGTCGGGGTGTCGATGCCGAAACCCGGCTCGAGGATTCCAACCGTGCGCTTGCTGCGGCACAGGCGCGGCTGGATCAGGCGCAGGCATCGCTGGCCAGCGCGCAGGAAATCCGCAGCTATGCCACCCTGCGTGCGCCGCAGGACGGGATTATCACGCAGGTACGTTTTGAACCGGGCGCCACGGTTGCAGCCGGCGACACCATCGTCACCCTTGCCGCGAGCGAGGGGCGCGAGGTTGTCATCGACCTGAGCGAACAGGACGTGGCTAGTCTGGAAGTCGGGGCCACCTTTGACGCCGTGCTGCTCTCCAGCCCGGCTGTTGCGGCCAAGGCGACGCTGACCCGAATAGATCCGGTGGCCGAACGCACCACACGTACACGCCGCTTGCATCTGGCACTGGCGGACGATGCGCCTGCGGGCTTTCGGCTGGGCTCGCTCGCCGGGGTGACGCCGGACTACTCTACGGATGCGGTGTTCAGCCTGCCATCATCTGCCATCATCGACCCCGGTGATGCTGACAATCCACCGCAAGTCTGGCTGGTGGATCGCAGCAACGACACGGTACAGCGGCGGTCCGTCGCCTTGGGCGAAGTGTTCGGCACACGCACCCGCGTGAGCGAAGGTCTGAAAGTCGGGGACGAAGTTGTCCTCAAGGGAATTCACAGTCTGAAGGACGGGCAAATCGTCGGCCCGCGCGTGTCACTGCCATGA
- the rlmN gene encoding 23S rRNA (adenine(2503)-C(2))-methyltransferase RlmN — MTATTPITQDVLTIPRKLPEGPQNLVGMTRDAMREALIAAGTPEKQAKMRVNQVWQWVYHWGVRDFDAMTNLAKPFRALLAERFVISLPEVVTKQVSDDGTRKFLVRIAGGHEVEVVYIPETDRGTLCISSQVGCTLTCSFCHTGTQKLVRNLTAAEIVGQIMLARDDLGEWPQPGARKDETRLLSNVVLMGMGEPLYNFDNVRDAMKIAMDPEGISLSRRRITLSTSGVVPEIAKTAEQIGCLLAVSFHATTDEVRDKLVPINKRWNIETLLNTLRDYPRVSNSERITFEYVMLKGVNDSDEDAHRLVELIKGIPAKINLIPFNEWPGAPYQRSSGNRIHAFADIIYKAGYASPIRTPRGEDIMAACGQLKSATERARKSRAQVAAETGQG; from the coding sequence ATGACTGCGACCACGCCGATCACCCAGGATGTTCTGACGATCCCCCGCAAACTGCCGGAGGGACCACAGAACCTTGTCGGGATGACCCGCGATGCCATGCGCGAAGCGCTGATTGCTGCCGGGACCCCGGAAAAGCAGGCCAAGATGCGCGTCAATCAGGTCTGGCAATGGGTCTATCACTGGGGCGTGCGCGATTTCGACGCGATGACCAATCTGGCCAAACCGTTCCGCGCCCTGCTGGCGGAGCGATTCGTGATCTCTCTGCCTGAAGTGGTGACCAAACAGGTCTCGGACGATGGCACGCGCAAATTTCTGGTGCGGATCGCCGGCGGGCACGAGGTTGAAGTGGTTTATATTCCCGAAACTGACCGGGGTACGCTGTGCATCTCGTCTCAGGTTGGCTGCACGCTGACATGTTCGTTCTGCCACACCGGCACGCAAAAGCTGGTGCGCAACCTGACGGCCGCCGAAATTGTCGGTCAGATCATGCTGGCCCGTGACGATCTGGGTGAATGGCCGCAGCCCGGCGCTCGCAAGGATGAGACACGCCTGCTGTCCAATGTTGTGCTTATGGGCATGGGTGAACCGCTGTATAATTTCGACAATGTCCGAGATGCGATGAAAATCGCCATGGATCCCGAAGGCATCAGTCTGTCGCGCCGCCGCATCACTCTGTCCACTTCGGGTGTCGTACCGGAAATCGCCAAGACCGCCGAACAGATCGGCTGCCTGCTGGCTGTGTCCTTTCACGCCACCACGGACGAGGTGCGCGACAAGCTGGTACCGATCAACAAACGCTGGAACATCGAGACGCTGCTGAACACCTTGCGCGACTATCCGCGAGTCTCGAACTCGGAACGCATCACCTTTGAATACGTTATGCTCAAGGGTGTGAATGACAGTGATGAAGACGCCCATCGTCTGGTCGAACTGATCAAGGGTATCCCGGCCAAGATCAACCTGATCCCGTTCAACGAATGGCCAGGAGCGCCCTATCAGCGGTCGTCGGGCAATCGTATCCACGCCTTTGCGGACATCATCTACAAGGCCGGTTATGCCAGCCCGATCCGCACCCCCCGGGGCGAGGATATCATGGCGGCCTGCGGCCAGCTCAAATCCGCCACGGAACGCGCCCGAAAATCGCGCGCGCAGGTCGCCGCCGAAACAGGCCAAGGCTGA
- a CDS encoding asparaginase yields the protein MTRSPAPLAEIWRGPFAESLHLGHAVICDAGGEIVEAWGDPEAVALPRSSSKMIQALPLITSGAADARGLTERQLALACASHQGAPMHVEAVQAWLGDLGLTEGDLRCGAEVTRDPDLAREMIRHDQAPCQLHNNCSGKHAGFLTLAQHLGAGPEYVAPDHPVQMACLDAFETVTGRDSDGFGIDGCSAPNHATTLHAMARAMAFFASARTRFDPLSAAAARLTTAMYNQPEMVAGTGRACTLLMGAAKEQIALKTGAEGYFVAILPERGMGLALKVQDGATRASECALAALLVRLDVVDAADPTVAAFLNPDIMNRRGMITGQIRPAAGLLS from the coding sequence ATGACCCGATCCCCCGCCCCCCTGGCCGAAATCTGGCGCGGACCCTTTGCCGAAAGCCTGCATCTGGGCCATGCGGTGATCTGTGACGCGGGCGGAGAGATTGTCGAGGCCTGGGGGGATCCCGAAGCTGTGGCGCTTCCGCGTAGCTCGTCCAAGATGATTCAGGCGCTGCCGCTGATCACTTCGGGTGCAGCGGATGCACGGGGACTGACAGAGCGTCAGCTAGCGCTGGCCTGCGCCTCACATCAGGGCGCGCCGATGCATGTTGAGGCGGTGCAGGCCTGGCTCGGCGATCTGGGGCTGACTGAAGGTGATTTGCGTTGTGGTGCAGAGGTGACCCGCGACCCCGATCTGGCGCGCGAGATGATCCGGCATGACCAGGCTCCGTGCCAGTTGCACAACAATTGCTCCGGCAAACACGCGGGGTTTTTGACGCTGGCGCAGCATCTTGGGGCCGGGCCGGAATATGTCGCGCCAGATCATCCGGTGCAGATGGCCTGCCTTGATGCGTTCGAAACTGTAACAGGTCGTGATTCGGATGGATTTGGTATCGACGGATGCTCAGCCCCGAACCATGCCACGACCCTGCACGCCATGGCGCGCGCGATGGCGTTTTTCGCGTCTGCCAGAACGCGGTTCGACCCGCTGAGCGCCGCCGCTGCGCGGCTGACCACGGCGATGTACAACCAACCCGAAATGGTGGCGGGTACTGGCCGCGCCTGCACCTTGCTGATGGGCGCGGCAAAGGAACAGATTGCATTGAAGACTGGGGCCGAAGGTTATTTTGTCGCCATCCTACCGGAACGCGGGATGGGACTGGCACTCAAGGTGCAGGATGGCGCAACGCGTGCGTCGGAATGCGCTCTGGCGGCACTGTTGGTGCGTTTAGATGTGGTCGATGCGGCTGACCCAACAGTGGCCGCATTCCTAAACCCCGACATCATGAACCGGCGCGGAATGATCACCGGACAAATCCGCCCGGCTGCGGGGCTTCTTTCCTGA
- a CDS encoding NAD(P)/FAD-dependent oxidoreductase: protein MAKPDGFAGSVFDLVAGTVIVDLSGYGVRLCAVSAAPESRRAVRQRWQVADIFDALVIGGGPAGAQCALWLRKLGVRSTLIEPIRIGGLQARSPYTNSWLSVVQATTAAHSVARNIENNLIAQDCSIQRAECLNVSQRARDGLFEVRTNEGLQLCRHVVLATGTRERTGGLATLRDTAVGLVGVFHAESAGRRVAILGGGDAAGEAYDIVQSKGASDIRVFARTVRARGPLWSKIPPDRIHSGGYEVSEGQVVAADQRFDCDLMVICYGWTPVLPDLGFTLQKDAIGHVTVDAAMETSLPGCFAIGDLNDRPYPCVTTALSDGVFAAKAIEARVQA, encoded by the coding sequence GTGGCAAAGCCCGACGGATTTGCGGGTAGCGTGTTTGATCTCGTTGCCGGAACCGTAATAGTAGACCTGTCGGGGTATGGCGTTCGGCTCTGTGCTGTCAGCGCCGCGCCAGAATCCCGGCGTGCGGTTCGGCAGAGGTGGCAGGTGGCGGATATTTTCGATGCATTGGTGATTGGCGGAGGGCCGGCAGGGGCGCAATGCGCGCTTTGGCTGCGCAAACTGGGGGTGCGATCGACACTGATCGAACCGATCCGCATCGGCGGGCTTCAGGCCCGTTCACCCTATACCAATTCCTGGCTTTCAGTGGTGCAAGCCACCACCGCAGCACATTCCGTTGCGCGCAACATCGAGAATAATCTGATCGCACAGGATTGTAGTATCCAGCGCGCCGAATGTCTGAATGTGTCGCAAAGGGCTAGGGACGGCCTGTTCGAGGTGCGAACCAACGAAGGTCTGCAGCTTTGCCGCCATGTCGTGCTGGCCACCGGCACCCGCGAACGCACCGGCGGGCTGGCGACCCTGCGTGATACGGCAGTTGGGCTGGTCGGGGTGTTCCACGCCGAAAGCGCGGGGCGTCGCGTCGCCATTCTGGGCGGCGGTGATGCCGCCGGCGAGGCGTATGACATTGTGCAGTCCAAAGGCGCGTCCGATATCCGCGTCTTTGCCCGTACCGTGCGCGCACGCGGGCCGCTGTGGTCGAAAATTCCGCCGGACCGTATTCACAGCGGCGGCTATGAAGTGTCCGAGGGACAGGTCGTGGCTGCGGATCAACGCTTTGATTGCGACCTGATGGTGATTTGTTATGGCTGGACGCCGGTCCTGCCTGACTTGGGGTTTACCCTGCAAAAAGACGCAATCGGGCATGTGACCGTCGATGCCGCGATGGAGACGAGCCTGCCGGGGTGCTTTGCCATTGGTGATTTGAACGACCGCCCCTATCCTTGCGTGACCACCGCCCTGTCGGACGGTGTCTTTGCTGCCAAAGCGATTGAGGCAAGGGTGCAGGCATGA
- a CDS encoding efflux RND transporter periplasmic adaptor subunit, whose amino-acid sequence MIRVLCLLSALLLTPAVQADAPLLVNVVSARSVSDTRTDTLVGEIVARNTLIASFPTGGRIASVEVEEGDNVEAGTVLARMESVQQQQSLRAAEAGVATATADFHQAQADLERQSALLERGATTRIARDTAEDAVAISEGTQAQAQAVLDQAQKAMNDTVLLAPEAGSITDRMVEPGQVVGAAQPVLELALGTELDALFDVPETMLTSHVKPDSLRLALLNAPETEFSGDVREVSPLVDATTGTVEVTISATGAPAWTSYGDAVRGTVQRQVDDHIVLPFAAMSATRDGPAVWVVDPANGTVSLRQITIDRFETERIIVRDGLDEGTLIVTDGAQLMYPGRPVIFEEPAK is encoded by the coding sequence ATGATCCGTGTCCTTTGTTTGCTGTCCGCCCTGCTTTTGACACCCGCGGTTCAGGCCGACGCCCCCCTGTTGGTCAACGTGGTCAGCGCCCGCAGCGTGTCCGACACCCGCACCGACACCCTTGTCGGTGAGATCGTGGCCCGCAACACGCTGATCGCGTCCTTTCCGACTGGTGGCCGCATCGCCAGCGTCGAAGTCGAAGAAGGCGACAACGTCGAGGCAGGCACGGTGCTGGCGCGGATGGAATCGGTCCAGCAACAGCAATCCCTGCGCGCGGCCGAGGCCGGTGTTGCCACCGCCACAGCAGATTTTCATCAGGCTCAGGCCGATCTGGAACGTCAGTCCGCCCTGCTCGAACGCGGTGCCACGACCCGCATCGCCCGCGACACCGCCGAGGATGCGGTCGCCATCTCCGAAGGGACGCAGGCGCAGGCGCAGGCGGTTTTGGATCAGGCTCAGAAGGCGATGAACGACACCGTGCTGCTCGCCCCCGAGGCCGGGTCGATCACAGACCGCATGGTCGAGCCGGGACAGGTTGTCGGCGCGGCGCAACCGGTATTAGAACTGGCCTTGGGTACAGAACTTGACGCACTGTTCGATGTGCCCGAGACGATGCTGACCTCACATGTCAAACCCGACTCGCTCCGGCTTGCGCTGCTCAATGCGCCCGAGACCGAGTTTTCCGGCGATGTGCGCGAGGTGTCGCCCCTGGTAGATGCCACAACCGGCACCGTCGAGGTGACAATATCCGCGACCGGCGCGCCCGCATGGACCAGCTATGGCGATGCAGTGCGCGGCACCGTGCAGCGACAGGTTGACGACCATATCGTGCTGCCGTTTGCCGCCATGTCGGCCACACGCGATGGCCCGGCGGTATGGGTGGTGGACCCTGCAAATGGTACCGTTTCCCTACGCCAGATCACCATCGACCGGTTCGAGACGGAACGCATCATTGTCCGCGACGGCCTGGACGAAGGCACGTTGATTGTCACAGATGGCGCGCAACTGATGTACCCCGGACGCCCAGTTATCTTTGAGGAACCCGCGAAATGA